The Phocoena phocoena chromosome 21, mPhoPho1.1, whole genome shotgun sequence genome includes a region encoding these proteins:
- the DKK4 gene encoding LOW QUALITY PROTEIN: dickkopf-related protein 4 (The sequence of the model RefSeq protein was modified relative to this genomic sequence to represent the inferred CDS: inserted 1 base in 1 codon) yields MVVLVLLRLGWLCAPXGALVLDVNNKSSVDAQGARKGSQCMSDKDCDTRKFCLKPQDEKPSCATCRGLRRWCQRAAVCCPGTLCVNDVCTAMEDATPILERQIDDQDDTDTQGTNEHSIQENKPKRKPNIKKSQGSKGQEGESCLRTFDCGPGLCCARHFWTKICKPAPLEGQVCSRRGHKDAAQAPEIFQRWGCGPGLSRRSQATGNQRNSRVRVWPEDLNSCTSSSRSLRQELKNLPIQITLKIKSCSK; encoded by the exons ATGGTGGTGTTGGTCCTGCTGCGGCTGGGCTGGCTGTGCGCCC CGGGAGCCCTGGTTCTGGATGTCAACAACAAGAGCTCTGTGGATGCGCAAGGGGCCCGGAAG GGTTCACAGTGCATGTCTGACAAAGACTGCGACACTAGAAAATTCTGCCTCAAACCCCAGGATGAGAAGCCATCCTGTGCTACCTGTCGTGGATTACGGAGGTGGTGCCAGCGGGCTGCCGTGTGCTGCCCGGGGACGCTCTGCGTGAATG ATGTTTGCACTGCAATGGAAGATGCAACCCCAATACTGGAGAGGCAGATCGATGACCAAGACGACACAGATACACAAGGAACAAATGAGCACTCAATTCAGGAAAACAAACCCAAGAGGaagccaaatattaaaaaatcacaaggcaGTAAGG GACAAGAGGGAGAAAGCTGTCTTAGAACTTTCGACTGTGGACCTGGACTTTGCTGTGCTCGTCATTTTTGGACTAAAATTTGTAAACCAGCCCCATTGGAGGGACAGGTCTGCTCTAGGAGAGGGCACAAGGATGCCGCGCAAGCTCCAGAAATCTTCCAGCGCTGGGGCTGTGGTCCTGGACTATCACGTCGAAGTCAGGCAACTGGAAATCAACGAAACTCCCGGGTAAGAGTGTGGCCAGAAGATCTAAACAGCTGCACGTCTTCCAGCAGAAGTCTCAGACAAGAACTTAAAAATCTTCCCatacaaataactcttaaaatCAAATCTTGTAGTAAGTGA